In Elephas maximus indicus isolate mEleMax1 chromosome 7, mEleMax1 primary haplotype, whole genome shotgun sequence, the following proteins share a genomic window:
- the LOC126081256 gene encoding olfactory receptor 8K3-like — protein MDKQNLTVIKEFILMGITDRPELQAPFFGLFLIIYMISVVGNLGMIIVTKMDSKLKTPMYFFLRHLAFIDLGHSTSVGPKMLVNFVVNQNTIPYNWCAIQLAFFIMFVISELCILSAMAYDHYVAICNPLLYKVIMSQRVCWGLVIVPYLYSAFLSLLTTIKIFISSFCGYNVISHFYCDSLPLLTLLCSSALDVELIVLIGSALNLVSSLLIVLVSYMLILAAILRMNSAEGRYKAFSTCGSHLIVVFVLYGTLFFMYVQPKSSHSFDTDKMASVFYTAIIPMLNPLIYSFRNKEVKGALHKILKNLCKIPV, from the coding sequence atggaTAAGCAAAACCTAACAGTGATAAAGGAATTCATACTAATGGGGATCACAGACCGCCCTGAGCTCCAGGCTCCATTCTTCGGGttgttcctcatcatctacatgatctcagtggtgggcaacttgggcatgATCATCGtcaccaagatggactccaaACTAaaaacacccatgtacttttttctcagacatcTGGCTTTTATTGATCTTGGACATTCAACTTCTGTGGGACCCAAAATGTTGGTAAATTTTGTAGTGAATCAAAATACAATCCCCTATAATTGGTGTGCTATACAGCTAGCCTTCTTCATAATGTTTGTCATTAGTGAACTTTGCATTCTGTCTGCAATGGCCTATGAccactatgtggccatctgtaaccctctgctctacaaaGTCATCATGTCTCAAAGAGTATGCTGGGGTCTGGTGATAGTTCCCTATCTCTAcagtgcctttctctctctcctgaccacaataaagatttttatttcttccttctgtggttataatgtcattagtcatttctactgtgacagtCTTCCATTATTAACATTGCTGTGCTCAAGCGCACTTGATGTTGAACTGATAGTACTGATCGGTTCAGCATTAAATTTGGTTTCATCCCTTCTGATAGTTCTTGTGTCCTACATGTTGATCCTTGCAGCTATCCTCAGGATGAACTCTGCAGAGGGGAGGTACAAGGCCTTCTCCACATGTGGATCTCACCTGATAGTAGTATTTGTGTTATATGGGACTCTATTCTTTATGTATGTGCAACCCAAATCCAGCCATTCCTTTGACACTGATAAGATGGCCTCTGTATTTTACACTGCGATAATACCTATGCTAAATCCCTTAATATATAGTTTCAGAAACAAAGAGGTAAAAGGTGCCTTGCATAAGATATTGAAAAATTTATGCAAAATTCCTGTTTAA